In Propionimicrobium sp. PCR01-08-3, one DNA window encodes the following:
- a CDS encoding SRPBCC family protein: MPVTDVTTSPEDLTIRIVADFAHPVHRVWQAHTDPRQLERFWGPPTWPATFTTWDHTVGGRSLYHMTGPKGEKSYAGWEFLEISPETRFVVLDFFADENGNEVEAFPAARMELNFEPTEQGTRMTAVSKFPTLESLEQVLEMGVIEGTTQAMGQIDAVLEGLREYAQGKGTRVELLSDTLVRFTRLIEGPRELVWRAHNDPDLIRQWMLGPDGWEMFTCDVASSAGDRYQYAWSPVGDTEGEPFGFDGELLLVDAPVRAVTTERMTGMDGPATVNDLQLHEEDGATLVTTVIEYPDKQARDMILGTGMADGMEQSYARLERLLPQV, translated from the coding sequence ATGCCTGTCACCGATGTCACCACCAGTCCAGAAGATCTCACCATCCGAATCGTTGCCGATTTCGCCCACCCGGTTCACCGGGTGTGGCAGGCCCACACCGATCCGCGCCAGCTGGAACGGTTCTGGGGGCCGCCGACCTGGCCCGCCACCTTCACCACCTGGGATCACACGGTCGGTGGACGCTCGCTCTACCACATGACCGGCCCCAAGGGCGAGAAGTCGTATGCCGGGTGGGAGTTCTTGGAAATATCGCCCGAGACCCGGTTCGTCGTCCTCGACTTTTTCGCCGACGAGAACGGCAATGAAGTGGAAGCGTTCCCGGCCGCTCGGATGGAGCTGAACTTCGAGCCGACCGAGCAGGGCACCCGGATGACCGCGGTGTCGAAGTTCCCGACCCTCGAATCGCTCGAACAGGTTCTCGAGATGGGCGTCATCGAGGGCACCACCCAAGCCATGGGTCAGATCGATGCCGTTCTGGAAGGGCTCCGCGAATACGCACAGGGCAAGGGCACTCGCGTCGAATTGCTGAGCGACACCCTCGTCCGCTTCACCCGGCTGATCGAAGGGCCGCGCGAGCTGGTCTGGCGGGCGCACAATGATCCCGACCTGATCAGGCAATGGATGCTCGGGCCCGATGGTTGGGAGATGTTTACCTGCGACGTGGCCAGCTCGGCAGGTGATCGCTACCAGTACGCATGGTCGCCGGTCGGCGATACCGAGGGTGAACCGTTCGGTTTCGACGGTGAACTGCTGCTGGTGGACGCCCCGGTGCGCGCTGTCACCACCGAGCGCATGACCGGCATGGACGGCCCGGCGACCGTCAACGACCTGCAGCTGCACGAGGAAGACGGGGCGACGCTGGTCACCACCGTCATCGAATATCCCGACAAACAGGCGCGTGACATGATCCTCGGCACCGGCATGGCCGACGGCATGGAGCAGTCCTACGCCCGGTTGGAGAGGCTACTGCCACAGGTGTGA
- a CDS encoding HAD hydrolase family protein: MSKTVFLDFDGTLADHGRVPAAHIDAIQRARGNGNHVLLCTGRPKSLVPRLLRDSIFDGLVCAAGGYIEVDDQVLCDIRFPADVAERTVDVLNENDVTYVLEAPEAVFGPAGMHGRIRKLLNGTVWSTNPRDESSDLLSALHTMSDMADPSFGKAVVLESPTATVDELAAEIGDPVAPIAISVQDITGNAGELYLRNVNKSSGIALVAEHYGISLPDIIAIGDGHNDIDMVGYAGIGVAIQGAPAELLVRAQLTIPGPEHNGLVEGFTRLGLI; encoded by the coding sequence ATGTCCAAGACCGTATTTCTCGACTTCGATGGCACCCTCGCCGATCACGGCCGGGTTCCTGCCGCACACATCGACGCCATCCAGCGTGCCCGGGGCAATGGGAATCACGTGCTGTTGTGCACGGGCCGCCCCAAATCGCTGGTGCCCAGGCTGCTGCGTGACTCGATCTTCGACGGCCTGGTGTGCGCTGCGGGCGGCTATATCGAGGTGGACGATCAGGTGCTCTGCGACATCAGATTTCCGGCCGACGTCGCCGAGCGCACGGTCGACGTGCTGAACGAGAACGATGTCACCTACGTTCTGGAGGCTCCCGAGGCAGTCTTCGGCCCGGCCGGTATGCATGGCCGCATCCGAAAACTGCTGAACGGCACGGTGTGGTCGACCAATCCTCGCGACGAATCCAGCGATCTGCTGTCGGCCCTGCATACGATGTCAGATATGGCGGACCCGTCTTTCGGAAAGGCGGTCGTGTTGGAATCTCCGACGGCGACTGTCGATGAATTGGCGGCAGAAATCGGGGATCCCGTTGCACCGATCGCTATTTCGGTGCAGGACATCACCGGGAATGCCGGCGAACTTTATTTACGTAATGTCAACAAATCTTCGGGAATTGCTCTGGTCGCGGAGCATTACGGTATTTCTCTGCCGGATATCATCGCGATCGGCGATGGCCATAATGACATCGATATGGTCGGCTATGCGGGTATCGGGGTCGCCATTCAAGGGGCGCCCGCCGAGTTACTCGTCCGGGCCCAATTGACGATCCCCGGCCCCGAGCACAACGGTCTGGTTGAAGGGTTCACCCGGCTCGGGCTGATCTGA